The following proteins are encoded in a genomic region of Alnus glutinosa chromosome 8, dhAlnGlut1.1, whole genome shotgun sequence:
- the LOC133875440 gene encoding heterogeneous nuclear ribonucleoprotein 1, with product MGSKSRSDHPHSGDGASPGKIFIGGLHKETSFGTFRNHFEKYGEITDAVIMRDRYTNQPRGFGFVTYADPSVVDKVIEDTHIINGKQVEIKRTIPKGQGQAKDFKTKKIFVGGIPSSVSEDEFQNFFSKYGKVVEHQIIRDHETNRSRGFGFIIFDSDDVVDEILSNGNMIDMAGTQVEIKKAEPKKASNPPPAPAYGSNSRSRSFNDGYGGFGSSYGGFDGGFGPGPYRTPGGIGSRLGGGYGYGGGGGSGEFGGGYGGFGAGSLGGYRSESSLGYSSRFGPYGGGFGGSYGSGLGGYGRGGEGYGSYGTSGYGAGYESGPGPSYGGAGGLYGRGGYSGTSRYHPYAR from the exons ATGGGTTCGAAATCAAGGAGCGATCATCCACACTCTGGCGATGGCGCTAGTCCCGg AAAGATTTTTATTGGTGGATTGCACAAAGAAACGAGCTTTG GGACGTTTAGGAACCACTTTGAAAAATATGGAGAAATAACAGACGCAGTGATAATGAGAGACCGGTACACTAATCAGCCAAGGGGGTTTGGCTTCGTCACCTATGCTGATCCTTCAGTAGTTGACAAGGTCATTGAAGACACCCATATCATCAATGGGAAACAG GTTGAGATTAAGAGGACTATTCCGAAAGGCCAAGGGCAGGCAAAGGATTTTAAAACAAAGAAGATATTTGTTGGTGGAATTCCATCATCAGTCAGTGAAG ATGAGTTCCAGAATTTCTTCTCCAAGTATGGGAAAGTGGTGGAACACCAGATCATACGTGATCATGAAACCAACCGTTCTCGAGGCTTTGGATTCATAATTTTTGATAGTGATGACGTTGTAGATGAAATATTATCAAATGGAAATATGATTGATATGGCGGGTACCCAG GTGGAGATCAAGAAAGCTGAACCAAAGAAAGCCTCAAACCCACCACCTGCTCCTGCATATGGTAGCAACTCTAGGTCTCGTTCTTTCAATGATGGCTACGGTGGTTTTGGCAGTTCTTATGGAGGTTTTGATGGAGGGTTTGGTCCTGGTCCCTATAGGACACCAGGAGGTATTGGCAGTAGGCTTGGTGGTGGATATGgttatggtggtggtggtggtagtgGCGAATTTGGTGGTGGATATGGGGGTTTTGGAGCTGGTAGCTTAGGCGGCTACCGAAGTGAATCTTCCCTTGGTTATTCTAGTCGCTTTGGACCCTATGGTGGCGGTTTTGGTGGCAGTTATGGAAGTGGTTTAGGTGGATATGGTCGAGGTGGCGAAGGCTATGGAAGTTATGGAACTTCAGGCTATGGTGCTGGTTATGAATCTGGGCCTGGTCCTAGTTATGGTGGAGCAGGTGGGCTGTATGGAAGGGGAGGCTATAGTGGCACTAGTCGGTACCATCCCTATGCAAGGTAG
- the LOC133876463 gene encoding ER membrane protein complex subunit 8/9 homolog — translation MGGEVRYEIAQNAYAKLVLHALKHKSSAVNAVLLGRPSSSHNDVVEITDSVPLFHSHIGLLPQLEISLILIEEHYAATGVNIVGYFHSNERFDDYELGGVAKNIGDHIYRYFPQAAILLLDNKKLEALPKGKDRSPVMQLYTRDASKNWKLAGSDGGSQLTIREPSANVVLLDYISTEKWKDIVDFDDHLDDISNDWLNPELFK, via the exons ATGGGAGGCGAGGTGCGGTACGAGATCGCGCAGAACGCGTACGCAAAGCTCGTACTCCACGCTCTGAAGCACAAGTCCTCGGCCGTCAACGCCGTCCTCCTCGGCCGCCCCTCCTCCTCCCACAACGACGTCGTCGAGATCACCGACTCCGTCCCTCTCTTCCACTCCCACATCGGCCTCCTCCCCCAGCTCGAGATCTCCCTCATCCTC ATAGAGGAGCATTATGCCGCTACAGGTGTGAACATCGTGGGCTATTTTCATTCCAATGAGAGGTTTGATGATTATGAGCTCGGTGGTGTGGCCAAGAATATCGGTGATCACATCTACCGGTACTTTCCACAAGCTGCTATCCTGTTG TTGGATAACAAAAAGCTTGAAGCTTTACCTAAGGGTAAGGACAGGAGCCCTGTAATGCAG CTCTACACAAGGGATGCATCAAAGAATTGGAAACTGGCTGGATCTGATGGAGGCAGCCAGTTGACCATTAGGGAGCCATCAGCAAATGTAGTCCTACTGGATTATATTTCAACAGAAAAGTGGAAGGATATTGTTGATTTTGATGACCACCTTGATGACATCAGCAA TGACTGGCTGAATCCTGAACTCTTCAAGTAA
- the LOC133874611 gene encoding oligopeptide transporter 1: MTGYAENGVPVKSPEKRETSIDLTGGEEENDSPIEQVRLTVLPTDDPTQPALTFRTWVLGTISCIVLAFVNQFFGYRQNQLSISSVSAQILVLPVGKLMAAWLPTTVIRVPLTGWSFSLNPGPFSLKEHVLITIFASSGAGGVYAVHILTSVKAFYHRGLHPAAAFLLSQTTQMLGYGWAGLFRKYLVDSPYMWWPANLVQVSLFRALHEKEKRPKGGHTRLQFFFLVFVTSFAYYLVPSYLFPSISYLSFVCWIWKDSITAQQIGGGVHGLGLGSMGFDWSTVAGFLGSPLATPGFAIVNTLIGFFVFVYIVNPIFYWSNAYDAKKFPLFSSHTFDSDGQRYNLTRILNQKTFDIDYAAYNSYSKLYLSIFFALTYGLSFATLTATISHVALYNGKTIWQLWKRTTVAAKDHLSDVHTRLMKKNYEQVPQWWFHAILISMVALSLYACVGFDQQLQLPWWGLLLACAIALFFTLPIGVIQATTNQQPGLNVITELVIGYLYPGKPLANVAFKTYGYISMAQALYFLNDFKLGHYMKIPPKSMFIVQLVGTVVASSTYFGTAWWLLTSVENICDLTLLPEGSPWTCPGDDVFFNASVIWGVIGPLRMFTKQGIYPGMNWFFLIGCLAPFPGWLLSRKFPNVKWFKLIHMPIILGATSAMPPARAVNYLAWGAVGIFFNFYVYRKFKGWWARHNYILSAALDAGVAFMGVILFFSLQSRDIIGPSWWGLDSDDHCPLASCPTAPGIQVEGCPVL; the protein is encoded by the exons ATGACAGGTTACGCTGAAAATGGAGTCCCTGTAAAATCGCCTGAGAAGCGTGAAACCAGTATCGACCTCACCG GGGGTGAAGAAGAAAACGATAGCCCAATCGAGCAGGTTAGGCTGACGGTTTTACCGACCGACGACCCAACACAGCCGGCCTTGACATTTCGAACATGGGTTCTTGGGACGATATCATGTATCGTCCTTGCTTTTGTGAACCAATTTTTCGGGTACAGACAAAATCAGCTATCAATTTCCTCAGTCTCAGCACAAATTCTTGTGCTCCCTGTGGGGAAGCTAATGGCTGCATGGCTTCCAACAACCGTAATTCGAGTCCCATTAACAGGCTGGTCCTTCTCATTGAATCCTGGGCCGTTCAGTCTGAAAGAGCATGTTCTGATCACCATCTTTGCCAGCTCTGGAGCTGGTGGAGTGTATGCAGTTCATATTCTCACCAGTGTCAAGGCTTTCTACCACAGGGGACTCCATCCAGCAGCAGCCTTTCTGTTATCACAAACTACTCAG ATGCTTGGGTATGGATGGGCTGGACTGTTCAGAAAATACCTTGTTGACTCCCCTTATATGTGGTGGCCTGCAAACCTTGTCCAAGTCTCTCTGTTCAG AGCATTgcatgaaaaggaaaagagaccaAAGGGAGGACATACGAGGCTGcaattcttcttcttggttttcGTTACAAGCTTTGCTTACTACCTCGTCCCAAGCTATCTTTTCCCTTCAATATCATATCTCTCCTTCGTTTGTTGGATTTGGAAGGACTCCATCACTGCCCAACAGATTGGTGGAGGCGTCCATGGCCTTGGACTAGGCTCAATGGGGTTTGACTGGTCCACCGTAGCTGGCTTCTTGGGCAGCCCTTTAGCCACTCCTGGATTTGCAATTGTCAATACTTTAATCGGATTTTTCGTGTTTGTCTATATCGTTAACCCGATTTTCTATTGGAGTAATGCATATGACGCTAAGAAGTTCCCACTCTTTTCCTCCCACACTTTCGACAGTGATGGCCAACGCTACAACTTAACCAGAATTCTAAATCAGAAGACTTTCGATATTGATTATGCGGCTTACAACAGTTACAGCAAACTTTATCTAAGTATCTTCTTTGCCCTCACTTATGGGTTGAGCTTCGCAACTCTAACAGCTACTATTTCACATGTTGCCCTCTACAATGGAAA AACAATTTGGCAACTGTGGAAGAGGACAACAGTTGCAGCAAAAGATCATCTCTCGGACGTGCATACAAGGCTGATGAAGAAGAACTATGAACAAGTCCCTCAATGGTGGTTTCATGCCATCTTGATTTCAATGGTGGCTCTTAGCTTATATGCTTGTGTAGGTTTTGACCAGCAGCTCCAACTCCCTTGGTGGGGACTTTTACTAGCCTGTGCCATTGCACTGTTTTTCACCTTACCCATCGGAGTTATTCAAGCCACAACAAACCAG CAACCAGGGTTAAATGTGATTACAGAGTTGGTTATTGGATATCTTTACCCAGGGAAGCCCCTAGCTAACGTGGCTTTCAAGACCTATGGTTATATTAGCATGGCACAAGCACTCTATTTTCTTAATGACTTCAAACTAGGTCATTATATGAAGATCCCTCCAAAATCTATGTTCATTGTTCAG TTAGTTGGAACTGTAGTTGCTTCAAGTACTTATTTCGGCACAGCATGGTGGCTTCTCACATCTGTTGAAAACATCTGTGATCTAACATTGTTGCCGGAGGGGAGTCCATGGACATGCCCTGGAGATGATGTTTTCTTCAATGCTTCGGTTATATGGGGAGTCATAGGCCCGCTCAGAATGTTCACAAAGCAGGGCATCTACCCAGGGATGAACTGGTTCTTCCTCATTGGCTGCCTAGCCCCTTTTCCCGGCTGGCTACTTTCCCGCAAATTCCCCAACGTAAAGTGGTTTAAGCTTATACACATGCCTATCATCCTTGGAGCTACATCCGCCATGCCACCGGCTAGAGCGGTGAACTACTTGGCTTGGGGAGCCGTCGGAATATTCTTTAACTTCTATGTTTACAGAAAGTTCAAGGGATGGTGGGCTAGACACAACTACATCTTATCTGCAGCTTTAGATGCTGGGGTTGCCTTTATGGGAGTTATCCTTTTCTTCTCCCTTCAATCCAGGGATATTATTGGCCCGAGCTGGTGGGGTCTGGACAGTGATGACCATTGTCCATTGGCTTCGTGCCCAACAGCACCCGGGATCCAGGTCGAGGGGTGCCCTGTTCTATGA